One Pygocentrus nattereri isolate fPygNat1 chromosome 23, fPygNat1.pri, whole genome shotgun sequence genomic window carries:
- the ungb gene encoding uracil-DNA glycosylase isoform X1, which translates to MLCSSCFFFTCRFDGCFLWEMESITKEGLCSNGPQLSAEQLKQIEQNRQAALDRLFARNVPVPIGETWRKHIGDEFTKPYFTKLMHFIAVERKRFAIYPSAEQVFLWTNVCAFEDVKVVILGQDPYPRKGQAHGLCFSVQRPALPPPSLENIFTELAIDIENFQHPGHGDLTGWAKQGVLLLNSVLTVRERQPTSHHGQGWELFTDAVVLALSRSLRSLVFLLWGAYAQSKGAVIDRTRHHVLETSHPSPYSAQLGFFGCRHFSKTNTFLKASGKMPVDWNAL; encoded by the exons ATGCTTTGtagcagttgttttttttttacatgtagaTTTGATggatgttttctttgggaaatGGAATCAATAACAAAAGAGGGACTTTGTAGCAATGGACCACAGCTCAGTGCTGAACAGTTAAAGCAAATAGAACAGAACAGGCAGGCAGCACTGGACAGGCTATTTGCCCGCAATGTTCCCGTGCCCATTGGAGAGACCTGGCGAAAACACATTGGGGATGAGTTCACCAAACCTTACTTCACCAAG CTGATGCATTTTATTGCTGTGGAGAGAAAACGATTTGCCATCTACCCAAGTGCAGAGCAAGTATTCCTTTGGAcaaatgtgtgtgcatttgagGAT GTAAAAGTAGTCATCCTTGGCCAAGATCCATATCCCAGGAAAGGTCAGGCCCATGGCTTATGCTTCAGTGTACAGAGACCTGCTCTACCACCTCCAAG CTTGGAAAACATTTTCACTGAACTAGCAATAGATATTGAGAACTTCCAGCACCCTGGTCATGGGGACCTGACAGGATGGGCTAAACAGG GTGTTTTGCTCCTGAACTCTGTGCTGACTGTTAGAGAGCGACAGCCCACCTCGCACCATGGTCAGGGCTGGGAGCTCTTTACTGATGCTGTAGTTTTGGCCCTCAGCAGGAGTTTAAGAAGTCTTGTCTTTTTGCTGTGGGGAGCTTATGCTCAGAGCAAAGGTGCAGTCATTGATAGA aCTCGGCATCATGTCTTGGAGACGTCTCATCCATCACCATACTCTGCTCAACTGGGCTTTTTCGGATGTAGACACTTCTCAAAAACCAATACTTTTCTTAAGGCATCTGGAAAGATGCCAGTTGATTGGAATGCACTCTGA
- the ungb gene encoding uracil-DNA glycosylase isoform X3: protein MESITKEGLCSNGPQLSAEQLKQIEQNRQAALDRLFARNVPVPIGETWRKHIGDEFTKPYFTKLMHFIAVERKRFAIYPSAEQVFLWTNVCAFEDVKVVILGQDPYPRKGQAHGLCFSVQRPALPPPSLENIFTELAIDIENFQHPGHGDLTGWAKQGVLLLNSVLTVRERQPTSHHGQGWELFTDAVVLALSRSLRSLVFLLWGAYAQSKGAVIDRTRHHVLETSHPSPYSAQLGFFGCRHFSKTNTFLKASGKMPVDWNAL from the exons atGGAATCAATAACAAAAGAGGGACTTTGTAGCAATGGACCACAGCTCAGTGCTGAACAGTTAAAGCAAATAGAACAGAACAGGCAGGCAGCACTGGACAGGCTATTTGCCCGCAATGTTCCCGTGCCCATTGGAGAGACCTGGCGAAAACACATTGGGGATGAGTTCACCAAACCTTACTTCACCAAG CTGATGCATTTTATTGCTGTGGAGAGAAAACGATTTGCCATCTACCCAAGTGCAGAGCAAGTATTCCTTTGGAcaaatgtgtgtgcatttgagGAT GTAAAAGTAGTCATCCTTGGCCAAGATCCATATCCCAGGAAAGGTCAGGCCCATGGCTTATGCTTCAGTGTACAGAGACCTGCTCTACCACCTCCAAG CTTGGAAAACATTTTCACTGAACTAGCAATAGATATTGAGAACTTCCAGCACCCTGGTCATGGGGACCTGACAGGATGGGCTAAACAGG GTGTTTTGCTCCTGAACTCTGTGCTGACTGTTAGAGAGCGACAGCCCACCTCGCACCATGGTCAGGGCTGGGAGCTCTTTACTGATGCTGTAGTTTTGGCCCTCAGCAGGAGTTTAAGAAGTCTTGTCTTTTTGCTGTGGGGAGCTTATGCTCAGAGCAAAGGTGCAGTCATTGATAGA aCTCGGCATCATGTCTTGGAGACGTCTCATCCATCACCATACTCTGCTCAACTGGGCTTTTTCGGATGTAGACACTTCTCAAAAACCAATACTTTTCTTAAGGCATCTGGAAAGATGCCAGTTGATTGGAATGCACTCTGA
- the ungb gene encoding uracil-DNA glycosylase isoform X2 encodes MLCSSCFFFTCRFDGCFLWEMESITKEGLCSNGPQLSAEQLKQIEQNRQAALDRLFARNVPVPIGETWRKHIGDEFTKPYFTKLMHFIAVERKRFAIYPSAEQVFLWTNVKVVILGQDPYPRKGQAHGLCFSVQRPALPPPSLENIFTELAIDIENFQHPGHGDLTGWAKQGVLLLNSVLTVRERQPTSHHGQGWELFTDAVVLALSRSLRSLVFLLWGAYAQSKGAVIDRTRHHVLETSHPSPYSAQLGFFGCRHFSKTNTFLKASGKMPVDWNAL; translated from the exons ATGCTTTGtagcagttgttttttttttacatgtagaTTTGATggatgttttctttgggaaatGGAATCAATAACAAAAGAGGGACTTTGTAGCAATGGACCACAGCTCAGTGCTGAACAGTTAAAGCAAATAGAACAGAACAGGCAGGCAGCACTGGACAGGCTATTTGCCCGCAATGTTCCCGTGCCCATTGGAGAGACCTGGCGAAAACACATTGGGGATGAGTTCACCAAACCTTACTTCACCAAG CTGATGCATTTTATTGCTGTGGAGAGAAAACGATTTGCCATCTACCCAAGTGCAGAGCAAGTATTCCTTTGGAcaaat GTAAAAGTAGTCATCCTTGGCCAAGATCCATATCCCAGGAAAGGTCAGGCCCATGGCTTATGCTTCAGTGTACAGAGACCTGCTCTACCACCTCCAAG CTTGGAAAACATTTTCACTGAACTAGCAATAGATATTGAGAACTTCCAGCACCCTGGTCATGGGGACCTGACAGGATGGGCTAAACAGG GTGTTTTGCTCCTGAACTCTGTGCTGACTGTTAGAGAGCGACAGCCCACCTCGCACCATGGTCAGGGCTGGGAGCTCTTTACTGATGCTGTAGTTTTGGCCCTCAGCAGGAGTTTAAGAAGTCTTGTCTTTTTGCTGTGGGGAGCTTATGCTCAGAGCAAAGGTGCAGTCATTGATAGA aCTCGGCATCATGTCTTGGAGACGTCTCATCCATCACCATACTCTGCTCAACTGGGCTTTTTCGGATGTAGACACTTCTCAAAAACCAATACTTTTCTTAAGGCATCTGGAAAGATGCCAGTTGATTGGAATGCACTCTGA